A region of the Meles meles chromosome 18, mMelMel3.1 paternal haplotype, whole genome shotgun sequence genome:
accctgagatcacaaccggacccaaaggcagaggcttaacccactgagccacccaggtgcccctaacctacTCTTTTTTATAGAGAAGTGGCCCACCTAGTTTATGGCAAAGCTTAAATTATGTGGTGATCTTCTGATCCTACTCAGTGTTCTTGCTGTCACCATTGACGTTCTTGTTCGCTAACGTGGTAGCTAATGAAGTTGCACCTTGTAGAAAGGGAAGCCTCTGTTTTGAAACAAGCGtttcattacaaaataaaattatcatttctGGGGGCTAGATCTTCATTTTTCAGATACCACTTAACCACAATTTGAACTAAGTTaattgaggggggagggggcgtaCTCGTTCTGTGTCATGGatcattgatttcttctcctttcaaGACCGAACATTCTTCACGCtctgaaaggaaaaggagagactCATTCGGGATGTTTGACGGTTATGATAGCTGCAGTGAGGACACGAGTAGCAGCTCCAGCTCTGAGGAGAGTGAAGAAGAAGTTGCTCCTTTACCTTCGAACCTCCCAATTATCAAAAACAATGGACAAGTGTACACGTACCCAGATGGTAAATCTGGCATGGGTGAGTATTTCCAGCCTTCCACTGTCACTCAGCTTCATGATGGAGGTTATGTTctagtttgatttcttctgtcATTTCCCTTCCTTagaatttttcaaggaaaaaggaaacacagtCTGCAGCTTACAGTTGTAGATGAGATCCTAGATTTCGATTTGAACTCTTTATCTTGCCTACCTGCCGTATTCTGGCAGAAGGCaaggagaacaaaataaaaacaaaagtctaTTGAGAAACATAATGTGGACATGAATTCAGTCATCAGATAGTAAATCCCCGTGTAACTGAAAGTGTGTAGGATCACAGGCTTGTAGAGTTAACAGACGCTTGCAGGGTAAAGTCTCGCTTCTCTACAGAAATTCCTCATGGGATGTTTTCTGTTAACACTTCCAGTGATAATGTATCTGTGATTACCAGAATATCCTTTATATTGCACCAAAATTATCTGTGCTCTGGATTTTGTTGTTGGTTCTTAATTTTGCCTATTAGAGCTACACAGAATAATTCTAATCCTTGTTATAGTGGTCTCCCTTTGCACTAGAACACTCTGAGTAACTCTAGTTGCTTCAGTGATTTCTCATAATATTACAGTGTATTTTAATTCATTGGTATGTCCTGCTCACCATCTTCTAGGCATACTTTGAATTACTGATAATGGGGTGACAGCCTGTTCTGCCTTGCCTGAGACTGTCCTCTTTTTAGGATTGAAAGTCCTCTACCCTAGAAAGCACCTCAAGCGAATGTTTGGTCACCGATGTAATTAGGACAGAAGGTAGTTCTGCCTTCATCTCCCTTTCTCAGGACTGTGTTTCCACTCATGCCCCAGTATTgctctagtttttgttttttttttttaaagattttatttatttatttgacagagagagagagatcacaagtaggcagagaggcagacagagagaaaggaggaagcaggctccctgccaagcagagagcctgatgcggggctcgatcccaggaccctgagaccatgacctgagccgaaggcagaggctttaacccactgagccacccaggggcccctgctctAGTTTTTTTTGAAAGTAGCACTGATTTTGCATATAGCTGAAACTCCTTCATCTTTTCTACAACTTGACCAGTAAACCAATTAAACCAGTTTTGTGCATTtgcagttaacttttttttttaagattttgaagtaatctctccacccagcatggggcttgaatttagaaccccaagatcaagagtcacatgctccaccactgagccagccagggaccccagctttctgttttttaataaatggtatgAGGCTAATTTGAATATACTTTTAGGAAAGGCACAGGCAAGGGCTATGGGAGCATGAAAGGCATGCTGAATCTTCACTGGGTCCAACCAGAGAAGGCTTCACAGGGCAGGCAGCCTTTGAGCCAGCTTTGAAGGACAAAGGTAGAAGGTGTGGGAGAAGCCTGTGAAAGGAGGGAACTATACTAGGAAGGGTTGGGAGGTAGGACTTTGAAGGAATAATGCTGGGCCATTCAATTATGGCAGACACATAGGTGACTGACCACAAGAAACATCACTGAGAGATGAAAGACCTGGAAATACAACCATTTTGTGTCCTGCAGTGCcggaaaacatatttttaaatcagtcAGTGCTTACTGAGGGCCTCCCACAGGCTTCTGATACTTGCTGTCAGCAAAAAGCCTTCCTATTGGCAAAAGCTGAGGGACACACTCCCACTTCACTTGGGAGCCAGACAAGGTCATCTCCAAGGACATCACAAAGACTCGGGCACAGGGGAAAGAAGGTAGATTAAGCAGATTTGGAGTTAAATTTTTGGCCTTGGGCAGGGtactaacccactgagcctgtTTTTCTGTCCGTACAGTTGAGATGTGGTTACCTGCTAGGCGAAGGCCTAAAGGCAGGGGTGAGGGAAGTATTCCCAGAAGCCCCATCTGGGCTGGGAATACACCAGGGAAGCCTGAGAACACTGAATGGGAATAGGATCCAGCCTTGTTTGATACCGCTTAGATTCTGAAGTGAGTCCACCATGATAccattctgattttaaaattgagaaatgaTTCAGGGCCTGAAGAGGACCCAGGAATGATTTCAAACTTACTCCCAGGTTGGGGCTGTAGTGAAATCAGTTTCACATTTCTCTTAATGGCTCTCTTGATAAAGGGAAGCAGAGTAACAGTGATCAGAGCTTAAATAACTGTCATAGAACCTCAGCTGCCAAAAGCCAGGTCCCAAGGCCTCGCCATGGGTCTAAGGGCAAAAGACTGGCACTGACCTCCGCAGGCCTGTCCATCAGGATGATGGGCAGCAAGTATGTTTGCAGAGGTTTCCCCTTTGGATACTGGATGAGCTGCACACTGTGCTGGTCCTCGGAGACCTCTCTCTGAGTGTGGCAGAATATCTGGTAAGAATTAGGCACTTCCTCAGTCCCCAAAGGACAGACTCTGGGTTTGGAAACAGTAAACCTTCTGGGAGCTTTCCTTTTGAGACCTGCCAAGTTCCAGCCCCTTTCCAGctacagttgattttttttttcttttttaagattttatttatttatttgagagagagagcgcacatgcatGCCCAAAtcaggggaaaggggagaagcagatgccccactgagctgGGGGCCCGCCACTGGGttaaatctcaggaccctgggattgtgacctgagtcgaaggcagctgcttaaccagctgaaccatccaggtgcccctgcagttgATATTTTAAATCCAAGGCTTAAGACTTTAAATTATTCTGggaacacctggctggctcagtcagctaagcatccgactcttgatttctgctcaggtcatgagatccagctcaGAGTCaagcctggttaagattctctcaccctctcccctccccactcctaaataaataaattcacataaCCTGTTTCTTACTAAATTTTGgtctttttagaaatttttttttctgattctgtcATTTAATGTTGAAGATTGTGTTATATAATATTCTAGTTTTGTGCCATTTGCATATTTGATGATAATGCCCTGTAGGTCATATTCTAGTCTTTCGATTAAAAAGTTGAAAGCACAGGGCCTGGTACAGAGATGTAGGCCATTATCAAAAAATTTCccatccctggggcacctggccgACTCACTTGGAaaagcttgtgactcttgatctcaaggccgccatgagtttgagctccatgttgagtgtagagattactaaaaaataaataaaactttttaaaaattggggttgCCTGGCTGCCtaagttggtagagcatgcaacctctgatcttggggttgtgggttcacgtcccacattgggtatagagattacttaaaaataaaatcttaaaaaaaaaaaaaaagaatttcctctCATTTATCAGGACCAACTAGGTATGGTCATGTGGTCAGTTAAAACCTACCTGGATGTCTTCGATTTCACCTTAAATTTCTCGGTCACTATTGACAAAGCTGCATGATATTTTATCAAAGTGTTaactctttttcctctctttttaagttgggttttgttttgtttttttgacagagatagtGCAAGTATGTAgagcagcagggaaagggagagggtgaagcaggcttcccaccgagcagggagcccaatgtggggctcgatcccaggaccctgggatcatgacctgagccaaaggcagacgcttaactgactgaaccacccaggtgcccctaaatgtgttaactctttaaaaaaaaaaaactgctattAATACATAAGTTGACCCTCGAACAACACGGGTTAGGAGTGCTGATCCCTCACACAGTCAAATATGTATGTAACCTTTGCCCCCCCAAAAATTTAATTagtaatagcctactgttgaccagaagccttactgataacttGAACAGTCGACTAAcatgttttgtatgttttttacattatataatgtattcctacaataaagtaagctagagaaaagattTTTTAGGACAGTCATAAGGAGAAGATACATTTACAGTACCATATcatctttattgaaaaaaatccacatacagatggacccacacagttcaaacccatgttgttcaagggtcaactctatACTCTTGCCGTGATTTAGTTTTACCAGTCCAGTACTAGTATCATAGAAGGAAATAAAGCTTATTGAGACTTTATGTGTCCAGGTCTATTTTAAATACTAGAGATGCAGAGAGACAATATAGAATAGTCCCTGCCTTGGCGCTTACAGACACGTCCTAGGAATCATAGTTCGATATGTAGAATTCCTGACAAAGATTCACTGTCCCTTGGGATCACAACTTCTTTACCTAGATGATCACAGTCCTTTTTACTTAcctgttctgtaatttttttcaacAGGGAAGCattctgttttttctctctttaaacatcctttcttcatctctaatcCTGTGGTACCttatctttctttcatgattttgcAAGAGATTTGTAAGTACTGGTGGAACTACAGGTCCCTCCAGTTTAACTAGGTAGAGATTTAAACCCACTCAGGCATTTGTTTGCTGTGTTactttctgggtttgttttttatatGGTTGTATGTATTTAACATGTACAACGTGATGATtttgtatttatacacacatacatacatgttgTGGAATGATTACCAAGATCAAGGTAAGTGACCTATTCATCCCTTCATATCGTTCTCCTGTGTGTAGGGTAGTGGAAAAGAACACGATATCTACTCCCAGTAACTTTCCAGTATGCAGTacagtattacttttttttttttttttaagatttttttttatttgccagagatagtGTGCCCAAGCAAGggtgagcagcaggcaaagagagaagcaggttccttgccaagcaaggagccaggtatgggactggatcccagtacccttggattatcacctgagccaaaggcagacagacacgcAACCAAAAGGCATCCCcgcagtacagtattattaactacactTATCATGCTGTATGTTAGATCTTCACAATTTACTGTTCTTATAAttgaaactttgtaccctttgacctaCATGTCACCAACCCCTCAGCGGCTGGCAGTCACCAtcctattttctatttatatgaaattggccttttttttttttttttaaggattccaCGTGTAAATAATCCCATACactatttcatttagcatatgcCCTCCAGGTTTAACCCTGTCGTCATAAATGAtagaattttctccttttcttgtgAATGAAtagtattttatatgtatgtgtgtgtgtgtatatatatatttacacaccaCATTTTATATCTCTATTCATCTATCAGAGTACATGtaaatgttttcattatcttggcttttgtgacttatgctgcagtgaacacaggaATACAGATATCTGATTGAAATATTATCAGTCAACTGATTATTGACAAGGGCAACAAGAATACAGAATAGGGCGAGGACAATCTCTTTAAcgaatggtgttggaaaaactgggtATGCACATGCtaaggaatgaaactggatcctTGCACCACTCAAcagaaattaacttgaaatggattagactttttttttttttggaacaagaACTaagtttatttgttcatttcttgcATTTGAAGTATTCCTCGATGACATCCTTCGCCTGAGACTCTTTGCCATAGTCCTTAACTACCACACAGCTGCAACCAACCACTTTACGGggttttccctctctgtcaattTTACAGAGGCCTACCCACTCCCCTAGTTTCTTGTTGTCATCAACCTTGATTAGGTTGATTTGGTGTTCAGCACAAAGGGCCTCCACCAACTTGACATACATAGGCTCATCACAGTTGGATGCAAGCACACAAAGATGGGCTTGGCGCTTGTCTAATGCTTTGGCAGCTTCGCGAATTCCACGTGCTAGGCCATCGTGGATGAGGGCGGTCTTCAGCACCTCTTGTAAAGCAGTATTAACGTCCATTACACCTCCAGCAGCAATGCCTTCCTCGGCCATGGCGGTAGATTACGAGTGTAGCCGAATCTTGACTGCACCCTCGCCTCTGCCTCCGCCTCCGCGCGACTCGGCGGCGGCAGGGAAAGAGCGAAATGGATTAGACTTTAACGTAAgaccaaaaacacaagaaaataggGGAAAGCTTTTTGACACTGGTGATTTCTTGGTTtagacacaaaagcaaaaacaaatgggacggggcacctgtgtggctcagtgggttaaagcctctgcctcgccgggctctctgctcagcagggagcctgcttcctcctctctctctctcttcctgcctctctgcctacttgtgatctctgtctgtcaaataaattttttttttaatcttaattttaaaaaaaatgggactacatcaaactaaggAGTTCTACCCAATAATGGAAGCAGTAAATTGAAAAGGCATCTTACagagtgggaaaaaatatttgcaaatcatatctgATAACTCCTACAACCCagtagcaaaaaacaaacaaacaacattcaaatgaaaaatggacaaggacctgaatagacgtttttcctaagaagacatacagatggcctaCAGGTACATGAAACgggctcaacatcactaattatcaggaaaataacgatcaaaactacagtgagatgccaccttacacctgttGGGATGACTATTACCAAAATGATAAGAGAttacaaatgctggtgaggatgtggaaaaaaggaaacacttacacactgctgatgggaatgtaaagttGTATATAGCCATTACAGAACACAGTCGGGCCCTGACCTAGCAGTCCCACTCCCCAGTTCATATCTGTTTACCTATTTTGAACTTCAGTTCTTGTGACCTTCTTCTAATTCTGCCTTTCAGATTATTGTCCAGTGTGCAGATTTACAAAAGAGACACATTAGGAAGCAGAGTCTTGTTTTCCTCTTATCAGAGGGAATAATCAAGCATCTACCTCAAGCTTTGAGCCTGTCCTGTCCTTCTTGTCTTCTGAACATAACGTGAAAGAATCTGTGTATTACCCTTAGCATTTTCCCAAGACTTGGCTCTTTCGAGATCGTGCTTCATGTTAAATGTTGCATTGCACTTCTCCTTATGTTTTGTTTATAATCCTTTCAAAAGGCTAGCGCTCTTAGTGTCTATGAAAATGCCTGGCATATGGTGAGCACTAAGGACATGTAAGTTGAATCTGCTTTATATTTGTTTGTGGGTTCGTACCCTTTGTAAAACCTGTTAGACTTTGAGCTACAGTCAAGACTTTTTGGTGCCATAGCCATGACATCATACCAGTCTTTTCTCTAACTTTCGTGGAGGCTTTTCCATCATTTGTGTAACAGAAAACATTGTATGtctcatgtttaaaataaaacctttaggtAATAAGTTATTAAAACTGTGAGATAAAAAAACGGTTTTATTTTATGACCATGAcaccagtgtttttgttttcttcattagcCACCTGCGAAATGTGTGGGATGGTTGGTGTGCGAGATGCTTTTTACTCCAAAACAAAGCGTTTCTGTAGCGTTTCATGTTCAAGAAGCTATTCGTCAAACTCCAAGAAGGCAAGCATTTTGGCCAGACTTCAGGTAACGGTACAGAAACCTTCTTGTTCCTTATATCTGTTATTTCTATGGCTTTCACTGTTTACCTTTCCTTCGATTGTGATTCACTGCACTCCACTCTACCTAGTTGGCCAGTTCCCACTTCATaccccacatttattttttttatttatttttttgaaatatatggTCCCCAGAGTTTGCTCAGTCCATAAAATGGAGCAGCTGTTATAAATAGACAAggcatactacccaaagtaaacTATGAAATGTTTCTATAAGTGAATGAAaaatatgtcttctttttctgaaTAAGCATAAATATAATAAACACCTTGTTATGTACAGGAACTGAAGCCTTTTTCCCCGTTTTCTTTTGAGTTAATATCAAGGTAGAATCATTCagtatttggggggaaatgattTACCCTTTGGTATTATTTCTCCATCATCTTTGCATTGTACTACAGATTGCAGCCTGTTCGATACCTTGAACAAATGTGTTTGGTTAATCCAACTAACCTTTTTGAGAACGTTCATGGTATAAAAAGAAATTCATCTTTCTTTAAATGTACAACAATGCCTACAAAACGGAGATTTGACCATTTGACTAAGTTGTTACTATTACAGCGTATAAACAATGTTTTTAAGGCACTTAACTGAtttctgtaatatattttatttgatcacATTTTGCTTACTCTCCTTTAACTTACTGTGATCATTACATAGCACTGAAAGGATTATATAaattccccagattaaggaaatACATCACTTAGATGTATTTCTATATTTCAGATAGACAGTACGTAAGATCCTGAGCAGTGGTCTGTACCCAAATGGATGGCAGTTTGTCACACTGTGAATTTGGCCCATGATCATTTTGTCATTGATCTTTTGCGTTAGCACTAAAGGTATAAACCTCAGTCACTTGCTCTTTAAACATTAAATTATCTTCTCTTACCATATAAATAGCAATGCTTGCAACCTGCATGAGTGAATAACCACTGGTTTTATCTAGTATAAGAAGGAATCAAGTATCCACCACAGCCTATGTTTAACATCTTATgggatataattttttattaacatattaatttgCATATTGCTGTTTTAGTCTGTGCCAGCTCTGCTACCCATGTTAGATGTCTACATTGTAGCAGAACTCAAAAAAACATTTCTCATATTAAAATATCTTGTATGTTTCCTCTGCTTTAATAATTTTCTAAACCCTTGATGTTACTTAAGCAGAATGAGTAGTATGCAATCAGGTTAATTTTTTCGGTGGAGGGGGGTGGATGAGAAAGAATCCTATTTACTTA
Encoded here:
- the LOC123929727 gene encoding 40S ribosomal protein S12, coding for MAEEGIAAGGVMDVNTALQEVLKTALIHDGLARGIREAAKALDKRQAHLCVLASNCDEPMYVKLVEALCAEHQINLIKVDDNKKLGEWVGLCKIDREGKPRKVVGCSCVVVKDYGKESQAKDVIEEYFKCKK